In Stomoxys calcitrans chromosome 2, idStoCalc2.1, whole genome shotgun sequence, the following proteins share a genomic window:
- the LOC106080396 gene encoding DNA-directed RNA polymerase II subunit Rpb4 isoform X2, whose translation MSFMNPVDMVEEDAADLQFPKEFENAETLLISEVHMLLDHRKRQNESADEEQEFSEVFMKTYAYTDSFRKFKNKETIAAVRSLLMQKKLHKFELAALGNLCPEAPEEAKALIPSLEGRFEDEELRQILDDICTKRSLQY comes from the exons ATGTCGTTCATGAACCCTGTTGATATGGTGGAGGAGGATGCTGCCGACCTACAGTTTCCCAAAG AATTTGAAAATGCCGAAACacttttgatatcggaagttCACATGTTATTGGATCATCGCAAAAGACAAAACGAATCGGCGGATGAAGAGCAGGAATTCTCGGAAGTTTTCATGAAAACCTATGCCTATACCGATagttttcgaaaatttaaaaataaagaaaccaTTGCAGCTGTTCGAAG TTTGTTGATGCAGAAGAAATTGCATAAATTCGAATTAGCTGCCCTAGGAAACTTATGCCCCGAGGCACCTGAAGAAGCTAAGGCATTGATACCCTCGTTGGAGGGTCGTTTTGAAGACGAAGAACTGCGACAAATATTGGATGACATCTGCACCAAACGTAGTTTACAATATTAG
- the LOC106080396 gene encoding transcriptional adapter 2A isoform X1, with protein sequence MSFMNPVDMVEEDAADLQFPKVSRQRPKNHKLNIINAKVNKDTRFTVSTYDPEQLQRLLEQREQCLRTSISNGCKNDDDDIPQCSTCHCSLQEPYIRCSDCEEYVCLCLQCFAKGRETRLHKNNHAYVIIKDDIQVFPGSGSWTAKDERILLQALQTQGYGNWDAVAKALQYRHDAAQCRQHYHDNYFGGVFERLLGLQHASHAYTRQHTPYVVKMRSVDPPRHDDITSIQFKIMAGYRCARGDFDTPYDVTAESFLTTIQEEEERCKELVDDEIVDDDTEACLGELKYALVQAYNHRLQERQRRYRIMRDHGLIMTNRTMGWITKYAEALLSETNCKRFLAFMQLCKPMEFDLLMEGLKYYSDLQKAIFRLYELRQNGVRTMVGGSLYFRLKKKRLQEQRERLRNERLLHQYDWRKLIPSESYTLNDAINPYFLTPTVNPMPRKKAGPMDVFGLPGFAKLNDDERQLCSVARIVPQSYLDYKNMLITENSKVGHIRLADARRLIKIDVNKTRQIYDFLLEHGHINKPSC encoded by the exons ATGTCGTTCATGAACCCTGTTGATATGGTGGAGGAGGATGCTGCCGACCTACAGTTTCCCAAAG TTTCTCGCCAGCGACCCAAGAATCACAAACTGAACATAATTAATGCAAAAGTTAACAAAGATACTCGTTTTACGGTGAGCACATATGATCCAGAGCAATTGCAGCGTTTATTAGAACAACGAGAACAATGTTTAAGGACTTCCATAAGCAATGGTTGCAAGAATGACGATGATGATATACCACAATGCTCAACTTGTCATTGTAGTCTTCAAGAGCCCTATATTCGTTGTTCCGACTGTGAGGAGTATGTTTGCTTGTGCCTTCAATGCTTTGCCAAAGGGCGTGAAACGAGACTTCATAAAAACAATCACGCATATGTCATAATCAAAGATGATATACAAGTTTTTCCTGGGTCTGGTTCATGGACAGCAAAAGATGAACGTATATTGCTACAGGCGCTGCAAACACAAGGCTATGGCAATTGGGATGCGGTGGCCAAAGCTTTGCAGTACCGCCATGATGCTGCACAGTGCCGTCAGCATTATCATGACAACTATTTTGGAGGTGTGTTTGAGCGTCTCTTGGGACTTCAGCATGCCTCTCATGCCTATACGCGGCAGCACACTCCGTACGTGGTAAAGATGCGTTCGGTGGATCCACCAAGACACGATGACATCACATCaatacaatttaaaattatggcAGGTTATCGTTGTGCTCGTGGAGATTTTGATACACCATATGATGTTACGGCGGAGAGTTTTCTAACTACAATACAAGAAGAGGAAGAACGTTGCAAAGAGCTAGTAGATGACGAAATAGTTGACGATGATACCGAAGCATGTTTGGGAGAATTAAAATATGCTTTAGTACAGGCCTATAATCATCGTTTACA AGAACGCCAGAGACGCTATAGAATAATGCGAGATCACGGTCTCATAATGACCAACCGTACCATGGGTTGGATAACTAAATATGCCGAAGCATTACTTTCTGAAACAAACTGCAAACGATTTTTGGCATTTATGCAACTTTGCAAACCAATGGAATTCGATTTACTAATGGAGGGTCTTAAATATTATAGTGATTTGCAAAAAGCAATATTTCG GCTATATGAATTGCGACAAAATGGTGTTCGCACTATGGTTGGTGGTTCGCTATATTTCCGATTAAAAAAGAAGCGACTACAAGAACAGCGAGAACGATTGCGAAATGAACGCTTGTTGCATCAGTACGATTGGCGCAAGTTGATACCTTCAGAGTCATATACTCTGAATGATGCTATAAATCCATATTTCCTAACACCCACTGTAAACCCTATGCCTAGAAAAAAAGCAGGCCCCATGGATGTTTTTG GTCTTCCCGGTTTTGCTAAACTTAATGATGATGAACGTCAATTGTGCAGCGTAGCTCGTATAGTACCACAATCATATTTGGATTACAAAAATATGCTAATTACTGAGAATAGCAAAGTTGGCCACATACGTTTAGCCGATGCTAGACGTCTCATCAAGATCGATGTTAATAAaacaagacaaatttacgattttCTTTTAGAACATGGGCATATAAATAAACCAAGTTGTTGA
- the LOC106080421 gene encoding uncharacterized protein LOC106080421 gives MSFEEEPVASGGGLDIDSSPENLNLPKYCNFHKFVLIEELTLEEDYTQLHYGKCRLIGKVYRATNDEFFLVNVQITNITQDYSLPEGTLKIHLKTLANAHPTLEHGKYVEILGEVILLNPSQEDTPLTSRGVVEQLQFISKTEDEKKLLNYFHHHYKPAIKVWHVTQINRAGDLISRKLERRMLEQIIESF, from the exons ATGTCTTTTGAGGAAGAGCCAGTGGCAAGTGGTGGTGGCTTAGATATTGACAGTTCCCCTGAGAATCTCAATCTTCCAAAATACtgcaattttcataaatttgttcTCATTGAGGAGTTGACTCTTGAGGAAGACTACACGCAATTGCACTATGGTAAATGCCGCTTGATAGGAAAAGTCTATAGGGCCACAAATGATGAATTTTTTTTGGTGAATGTTCAGATAACTAATATTACACA GGATTACTCCTTACCCGAAGGCACATTAAAGATCCATCTTAAAACTCTAGCTAATGCCCATCCCACGCTGGAACATGGAAAATATGTAGAAATATTAGGAGAAGTTATATTACTTAATCCCTCACAAGAAGATACACCTTTAACTTCCAGAGGAGTAGTGGAACAATTGCAATTTATCTCCAAAACGGAAGACGAGAAAAAACTATTGAATTATTTTCATCATCATTATAAGCCAGCAATTAAAGTTTGGCATGTTACACAAATTAATCGAGCTGGTGACTTAATATCGCGTAAATTAGAGAGGCGCATGCTTGAGCAAATTATAGAGTCTTTCTAA
- the LOC106080419 gene encoding trimethylguanosine synthase, protein MTQYFIESITKEPQFFYFTQILDENVDHTLWLNQFQEDFDKNQQENWQAYWQKEGEQIILDTWNEKYKDYLNENQNEDHVAKEITGQKEAIEPIATTSATSTAIDEEYSSSWNELWEQHREEIYVEQYLIYTTIFYNYFIELKNSFEQILPIQEEKEAEEQEEITYSTTEYTKINEELDQLELLGLPTAFGGRPQNSSKKHKNHHKSLHFSNFFSESDIENISSESEMEDNSSAPTERDLHGIENKIIAKTSQNKSKKKNRKLKNVPSFILEEKGLLKYWRKRFSLFSRFDEGIRLDRESWFSVTPEKVAKHLAERLKTSILVDGFCGSGGNAIQFALTCEKVIAIDIDPVKLEMAKHNAKIYNVSHKIEFILGDFLQLASSGKLKAHIVFLSPPWGGPKYKNKKDYDIEKYLLPVKASELVNMARRVSHNVALFLPRNSNIKQIIRLAGPGKSCEIEHSYLDSRLVAITALYGEDLLQKKTTIN, encoded by the coding sequence atgacacaatattttattgaatcCATAACAAAGGAACCACAATTTTTCTACTTTACGCAAATTCTGGATGAGAATGTTGATCATACACTGTGGCTAAATCAGTTTCAAgaagattttgacaaaaatcaaCAAGAAAATTGGCAGGCGTACTGGCAAAAAGAGGGTGAACAAATAATTTTGGACACCTGGAATGAGAAATACAAGGATTACttaaatgaaaatcaaaatgaAGATCACGTTGCAAAAGAGATAACAGGACAAAAGGAAGCCATAGAACCAATAGCAACAACATCTGCAACATCAACAGCAATTGATGAAGAATACAGTAGCTCCTGGAATGAATTGTGGGAACAGCATAGAGAAGAGATTTACGTGGAACAATATTTGATCTATACTACAAtcttttataattattttatagaactcaaaaattcatttgaacaaattttgcccatacaGGAAGAAAAAGAGGCGGAAGAGCAAGAAGAAATCACTTACTCTACTACAGAGTATACAAAAATAAACGAGGAACTGGACCAGTTAGAGTTGCTAGGACTACCAACAGCATTTGGTGGTAGACCACAAAATTCCAGCAAAAAACACAAGAATCATCATAAAAGTCTTCATTTTAGTAACTTCTTTTCGGAATCGGACATAGAGAACATCTCCAGCGAATCCGAAATGGAAGACAATAGCTCCGCGCCTACAGAACGCGATCTGCATGGCATCGAAAATAAGATCATTGCCAAGACATCACAAAACAAaagcaagaagaaaaatcgaaaattgaaaaatgtcccTTCATTTATATTGGAAGAAAAAGGGCTTCTTAAGTACTGGCGTAAGAGATTCAGCCTATTCTCTCGTTTTGATGAAGGCATACGCCTGGACAGAGAAAGTTGGTTTTCTGTTACCCCCGAAAAGGTAGCCAAACATTTAGCAGAACGTTTAAAAACCAGCATTTTAGTGGATGGCTTTTGTGGGAGTGGGGGCAATGCCATACAATTTGCTTTAACCTGTGAGAAGGTCATAGCCATCGACATTGATCCAGTTAAATTGGAAATGGCCAAACATAATGCCAAAATCTACAACGTATCCCACAAGATTGAATTCATTTTGGGTGATTTTCTACAGCTGGCCTCTTCGGGTAAGTTAAAAGCTCACATTGTGTTTCTAAGCCCACCTTGGGGTGGACCgaagtataaaaacaaaaaggatTACGATATTGAAAAATACCTTCTGCCTGTGAAAGCTTCAGAGTTGGTTAATATGGCTCGTCGGGTATCTCACAATGTGGCCTTATTTCTGCCGCGCAATTCCAATATTAAGCAAATAATTCGTTTAGCTGGACCAGGGAAGAGTTGCGAAATTGAGCACAGTTATTTGGATTCCCGTTTGGTGGCCATCACCGCCTTGTATGGAGAAGATTTATTACAAAAGAAGACCACAATAAATTAA
- the LOC106080420 gene encoding haloacid dehalogenase-like hydrolase domain-containing protein 2, which translates to MTFTTARASYRQINKLIIYYRNRHFCKSKTIARQEMPIKAALIDLSGTLHVEDQPTPDAVNALKRLRETGILIKFVTNTTKESRQTLLNRLRDIGFQLEKEEIHSSLSAAVEFVKKEQLNPFYLVSKDARTDFPPNDERKPMDSVVVGLAPDEFYYENLNKAFNILLSNKDHKLIAIHEGKYYKRKDGLALGPGCFVKGLEYSAGVSSILIGKPNEYFFKSALTGQDIGVEDCVMIGDDTKDDIMGAMKVGLKGIQVKTGKYLPDVVAEPPPTVMVENFSEAVNWILENK; encoded by the exons ATGACGTTTACAACTGCCCGGGCTAGTTATCGGCAAATTAATAAGCTTATTATTTACTACCGCAACCGACATTTTTGCAAAAGTAAAACAATAGCAAGACAGGAAATGCCAATTAAAGCAGCTTTAATTGATTTAAGTGGAACATTGCATGTCGAAGATCAACCCACACCAGATGCTGTCAATGCTTTGAAAAG ATTGCGGGAAACAGGAATACTTATAAAATTTGTTACTAACACTACCAAGGAATCAAGGCAGACCCTATTGAACCGCTTAAGGGATATAGGATTCCAGTTGGAGAAGGAAGAAATACACAGCTCTCTGAGTGCAGCTGTAGAGTTTGTCAAGAAGGAACAATTGAATCCTTTTTACCTGGTTAGCAAAGATGCAAGAACCGATTTTCCACCAAATGATGAGCGAAAGCCCATGGATTCCGTTGTTGTAGGTTTAGCTCCTGATGAGTTTTATTATGAGAATCTAAACAAGGCCTTCAA CATTTTACTTAGCAACAAAGATCACAAACTTATTGCCATTCATGAGGGCAAGtattataaaagaaaagatgGCTTGGCTTTGGGCCCTGGATGTTTTGTGAAAGGCCTAGAATACTCGGCCGGAGTCAGCTCAATTTTGATAGGTAAACCTAATGAGTATTTCTTCAAAAGTGCACTTACTGGGCAGGATATTGGTGTAGAGGATTGTGTCATGATAGGAGAT GACACCAAGGACGACATAATGGGGGCTATGAAGGTTGGCCTCAAAGGTATTCAAGTAAAAACTGGTAAATATTTACCTGATGTAGTTGCTGAACCACCACCCACAGTTATGGTAGAGAACTTTTCGGAGGCTGTCAACTGgattttagaaaataaataa